The Pseudophryne corroboree isolate aPseCor3 chromosome 2, aPseCor3.hap2, whole genome shotgun sequence genome has a segment encoding these proteins:
- the KCNJ15 gene encoding ATP-sensitive inward rectifier potassium channel 15, translating to MDITDSDKPSCPLVDSKIHTEVKSDRPRVISKSGHSNVKIDKVDGVFLLYLQDLWTTVIDMKWRYKLTLFAATFFLTWCFFGAIYFLIAFVHGDVRNEPSSNHTPCVMNVDSFTGAFLFSLESQTTIGYGFRFITEECPFAIFLLVAQLVITTLIEIFITGTFLAKIARPKKRAETIKFSNKAVITKHNGKMCLVVQVANMRKSLLIQCQLYGKLLHTYETKEGEKILLKQANMSFNVDSSSESPFLILPLAFYHILDEHSPLKDLTAENMKAKEFELVVLLNATVESTSTVCQSRTSYLPDEIFWGYEFVPVVSLSSQGKYVADFSNFDKIRKSVEVQITYISNFEKQRLEEQYRQEELKERKNQSVMSMQSNV from the coding sequence ATGGATATCACTGACTCAGATAAACCCAGTTGTCCATTAGTAGATAGCAAGATCCATACTGAAGTTAAATCGGACAGACCAAGGGTGATATCCAAGAGTGGACACAGCAATGTGAAGATCGACAAAGTGGATGGAGTCTTCTTGCTTTACCTCCAAGACTTATGGACAACTGTCATTGACATGAAATGGAGGTACAAGCTCACCTTGTTTGCTGCAACGTTCTTCCTGACATGGTGTTTTTTTGGAGCCATTTATTTTTTAATAGCATTTGTTCATGGAGATGTCCGCAATGAACCTTCCTCCAACCACACTCCTTGTGTCATGAATGTTGACTCCTTCACTGGTGCCTTCTTATTCTCTCTGGAGTCCCAGACCACCATTGGCTATGGGTTCCGATTTATTACTGAAGAGTGCCCATTTGCCATTTTCTTGCTTGTTGCACAGCTGGTCATTACAACTTTAATTGAAATCTTCATCACTGGAACTTTCCTGGCCAAAATTGCCAGGCCCAAGAAACGCGCTGAGACAATTAAGTTCAGCAACAAGGCAGTTATTACCAAACATAATGGAAAGATGTGTTTGGTGGTACAGGTAGCAAACATGAGAAAGAGCCTGCTGATACAGTGTCAACTTTATGGGAAGCTCCTTCATACATATGAGACCAAAGAAGGGGAGAAGATCTTACTCAAGCAAGCCAACATGAGCTTCAATGTAGACTCCTCTTCCGAAAGCCCCTTTCTGATCTTGCCACTAGCGTTTTATCACATCCTAGATGAGCACAGTCCACTAAAGGATCTGACGGCTGAAAACATGAAGGCAAAAGAATTTGAACTTGTTGTCCTTCTCAATGCCACCGTAGAATCTACCAGCACAGTCTGCCAGAGCCGAACATCATACCTGCCGGATGAGATCTTTTGGGGATATGAATTTGTCCCTGTAGTCTCTCTGTCTTCACAAGGGAAATATGTTGCAGATTTCAGCAATTTTGATAAGATCAGGAAAAGCGTGGAAGTACAAATAACATATATCTCAAATTTTGAGAAGCAGAGATTAGAGGAACAATACAGACAGGAAGAGCTAAAAGAGAGAAAAAATCAGTCAGTCATGTCAATGCAAAGTAATGTTTGA